The DNA region CATAGATCAGATTGTAATCACCACTTGAAGACAAAAAAAGTTGATGGGTTAGAAAAAGATACTCGATGTGGTATGTGATATGCGTCACTAAGAAGTGATTTTGCGGCCAGAATGGAGATGCTCTCACGCCGGCAGCCACAGCCCATAGAGCCATAAGCCAATATACACAGCTCTACATGCCAAGGGCATATCTGGATCCAAAAGTTAATTTTAATTTTTGGATCCGGAATATATTGGATATTGAATGCTAATTAGAAAAACTAAATATAaactaactataaaactaatttgTATAAATGAAGACTAATTTATGAGATGATTTTATTaggcctaattaatctatcattagcacatatttactgtaaTATAATATTGCCAAAATatgaactaattaggtttaatggattcgtctcgtaaattagtctccattagtgcaatttattttataattagtctatatttaataattTTAATTGGTGTCCAAATATCCATGATGAGACTAAAAATTAGTCTGAATCCAAACAGCTCCTAACATGCATTAAAAGTGTTTTAATCGCTGCTATGCTATGCATGTATCTTATTGATTTCTTTTTCGTACATATTCAACACCGCAATCGGTTACTCGAATCCAAGTGATCAGGTTATACAACAAACAAGTTGAGCTACGTATAAGTTATACGACAAGCAAGTTGAGCTACCTATAGCGTATTATATTGATTTTTGAAACAAAAAGCTACTTAACTTATTACTGTACATACGTATTTTTTTTGCGAAAGTACGTGCACAGAATTGGATTCACTAGTACGTGGCACTTTTCACtctttcatatttttttgaatgaTTCTTTCATTGCTAAAATTATATGTGACTAATATTACGAAAATGTTTGAGGTAGCTTTTGTAGTTTTCGTGTTAGTTCTTTTTCGTTTTTATTTAAAGCAACGGTAAAGCGTAGAAGAGTCACCGtaaaagaaaaattattacGTGTTAAATACAAAATGTACAAGGGGGTTTTGACGAAATTTCCCAAGAGGAGGGTTGAGCGAGGGATCCTCTACATGGCCCACCTGTCAGACTGGAGTCATAAGAAGAGCCTCGCGACTCCAACCAAAACCCCAGCTCCATCCATCCCAGCCCCGCACCTCCTCTtctcccagcgccgccgccaccgccacctccgccgccacacAGCGCGAGCACCCCCGCCTTCTCTCTCGTTCTCGCAGAGGGCTTCAGGCGTCGTATGTAGGAGAAGATGGCGCTGGCAATCTCCATGGAAGGAATCGAGGCGCGTGCGCGGGAGCTCGGGGTGGACCTCTCCGCCGTCGATCTGGACTCCATCACCCTCCCGGCCGGCGAGGACTTCGGCATCCTCAGGTAGACGCCACGCGCCGCCTCTCGGTGTGTCCCAATCCGTCGCAAACACTAGCCCATCGCTCGTAGTATTGTGGTGGCCTTGGTTGCCCTAATTTTGTTTCACCCAGATGCGAACGTCTGCGGTGGGATTTTTTAGATTTCGTGCAGTACGAGTGTTTTTCTTTAGGTTCCGTTAGCAGTTATTGTGCAGAGCAGATTTGAGCGATTTTATCCCGTCGTGATTGATATGCTTCTGCTGCTGTTGAACTGGTACCCGTATGTTGAGTTGTGGCTGCGAAATATGCTTTTAGATTTATTTGTTTTGTGGTGTTAAGCTGTTCAGCATCCAGATGACGTATGTATGTATACCTGAGTCTGGCTAGTGCTAAAGAATCTGTCGAACTGTGTAGTGTTAATTTGATGTGCGCAGCTGCAAACATTTGTGCAGCTTTGTGTTGATTTGCCTCTTTTTGAAAACGGTGCTATTGTTCCTGTATGCTACTTATTTTGTGGATTATAGCATAGTACATGAAATCATAGGCTAGCTACGATAGAGTTTAATCAGTTGAGATATCTATCAGGACTGATAGTGTCTTCTTTTGCTACCTGGTGAGAAAGTAAATCTGTAGCATTACGAGATATGCAAAATGGTTTGAGTTACTTGTCCGTGCTTTTCTGAGTTACAATACTTCTTAATTTGTTTTCAGTGTTGCTGATTGCTTATAATTTTCTTATACTTTGCAGTGATGATGAGGAAATACTTCGGAATGAGGACCCTCCTGAACTTGAAATGGGTTTATCCAACATTATTGTAGTGGACAATCTGCCGGTTGTTCCTCCAGAAAAATTTGACAAGCTTGAGAATGTAATTCGCAAGATATACAGCCAAATTGGAGTGATAAAAGAAAATGGTCTATGGATGCCGGTAAACCCAGAGACAAAGAAGACTTATGGCTACTGTTTCATTGAGTATAATACCCCTCAGGTAGTTTGCTTCTTGTTAGTCGCATTTCTCTTCCTTGTCTGCTTAATGACTCTCTTAGTGATGGACTGATGGTCTTTTTATCCAAACATACCAGTTGACTTTTTTTATTTGAACATTTTCACACTCCTTGCATCTGCTATGTGGTCCATACGATTTTGCAATACTGTATTCTTAAGAAAATGTTTTGATAATTTGAACCATGTTACTTTTCCTCCATTGTTTTTGTTTCAGCCCTCCTTTAACCCCTTGAGTTGATTGAAACAGAAAAAAAACCTTCTTCATTTAAAGGaattaggttgattatatttaTCTTTGTTTGACATACTGCCAGGAAGCTGAGCTTGCAAGGGAAAAAACCAATGGGTACAAGCTCGACAAGTCTCATATCTTTGCAGTTAATATGCTTGATGACTTTgagaaatacatgaaggttcctgACACGTGGACGCCTGCAGAAATAAAGCCATACACTCCTGGAGTAAGTCTCTATTGCTTCCTGACTCCCTTGGAAACCTACATCTGTTTAGTGCTAACATTTTTTTAAGCAGCTAAATTTATGTCAGGCAACATTTATATCTTCATTTTGCATCGCAGGAAAATCTTCTGAAATGGCTAACTGATGAAAAGGCCCGAGATCAATTTGTCATCCGTGCTGGTACATTGACAGAAGTTTACTGGAATGATGCTAGAAAGCAGGCACCTGAACTTGTGTTTCAAAAGCAGGTGTGTATTTACTTCTTGAAGTTGATTAAAATTTAATTCAATGGTCTTCTACTCCCATTTAGAAGAAATCCATGTTGATACTTATCCTGTTGCTTCATTTTTTTCCAGTACTGGACAGACAGTTTCATTCAGTGGTCCCCTCTTGGAACATACTTGGCAACGGTTCATAGGCAGGGGTCACAGGTGTGGGGTGGTGAAAATGGCTTCGAGCGGTTGATGCGTTTTGCTCATCCGATGGTACTGGTTTTCACCACACTAAATTCTATCCAATATTTGATGTTCTTGCTGACAGTGGCTTGTACCAGGTCAAATTAATTGACTTTTCTCCTGGTGAGAGATATTTGGTCACATACAGCAGCCACGAGCCCAGCAACCCTAGAGACACACATGTAAGTGTTTGTCACAGATAAATCTCTGCCCATagctttcctttcctttttccccaAAGAAAAATCTTTTCCTCTCTGACTAACATTCTTAATATTGTAGAGGGTTGTCCTAAATATCTTTGATGTAAGGACTGGAAAAGTTATGCGAGACTTCAAGGGAAGTGCTGATGAATTTACCACTGGCGGGAATGTTGGTGTTTCTGGTGTTTCATGGCCCATATTCAGGTGAAAGCACAGTTTAGCATTTGTGAAATGATGCATAAATCTTTAGTTAAGTTGTCCTAGTTGGATGCTTACTATATTTTTTATGTGTTCAAAGGTGGGGTGGTGGAAAGGACGATAAGTATTTCGCAAGGCTTGGGAAGAACGTAATATCGGTCTATGAAACAGATACGTTCTCCCTTCTTGACAAGAAGTCATTGAAGGTAGAAAATGTAGTGGACTTCAGCTGGTCTCCCACTGATCCAATCATATCCTTGTTTGTGCCTGAAATGGGTGGTGGCAACCAGCCAGCAAGGGTGAGCAGAAATTTCTGCAACAAACCTCATATAAGATGTTTTTCATTATTTATTTGTCAAAGCTAAAATTTATCTTTATATTGGAAGGTGAGCCTTGTGCAAATTCCAGGCAAAGAGGAACTGCGGCAGAAAAACCTTTTCAGTGTCAGTGACTGCAAGATGTATTGGCAGAATAATGGAGAATATCTTGCTGTCCAGGTTGATAGATACACAAAAACAAAGAAGAGCACCTACACTGGATTTGAGTTGTTTAGAATTAAGGAGAGAGACATCCCAATTGAGGTCCTTGAACTCGAGAATAAGAATGACAAGATCATTGCATTTGCCTGGGAACCTAAAGGCCATCGCTTCGCTATCATTCATGGTGATGGCCCTAGGCCTGATGTTAGTTTTTACACCATGCGAACAGCAAATAACACTAGCCGTGTGTCGAAGCTCACCACTCTCAAGGCCAAGCAAGCTAACGCGCTGTTTTGGTCTCCTGCTGGTCGCTTCATTGTTCTTGCTGGGCTGAAGGGATTCAATGGACAGCTGGAATTCTACAATGTTGATGAGCTTGAAACAATGTCAACAGGAGAG from Panicum hallii strain FIL2 chromosome 9, PHallii_v3.1, whole genome shotgun sequence includes:
- the LOC112875559 gene encoding eukaryotic translation initiation factor 3 subunit B-like; amino-acid sequence: MALAISMEGIEARARELGVDLSAVDLDSITLPAGEDFGILSDDEEILRNEDPPELEMGLSNIIVVDNLPVVPPEKFDKLENVIRKIYSQIGVIKENGLWMPVNPETKKTYGYCFIEYNTPQEAELAREKTNGYKLDKSHIFAVNMLDDFEKYMKVPDTWTPAEIKPYTPGENLLKWLTDEKARDQFVIRAGTLTEVYWNDARKQAPELVFQKQYWTDSFIQWSPLGTYLATVHRQGSQVWGGENGFERLMRFAHPMVKLIDFSPGERYLVTYSSHEPSNPRDTHRVVLNIFDVRTGKVMRDFKGSADEFTTGGNVGVSGVSWPIFRWGGGKDDKYFARLGKNVISVYETDTFSLLDKKSLKVENVVDFSWSPTDPIISLFVPEMGGGNQPARVSLVQIPGKEELRQKNLFSVSDCKMYWQNNGEYLAVQVDRYTKTKKSTYTGFELFRIKERDIPIEVLELENKNDKIIAFAWEPKGHRFAIIHGDGPRPDVSFYTMRTANNTSRVSKLTTLKAKQANALFWSPAGRFIVLAGLKGFNGQLEFYNVDELETMSTGEHFMATDIMWDPTGRYLATAVTSVHEMENGFQIWSFNGKHLYKVSKDHFYQFIWRPRPPSLLTPEKEEEISKNLKKYSKKYEQEDQDAFNQLSEQERKRRTQLQEEWDSWVAKWKQMHEEERAYRRELRDGEASDEEEEYEAKEVEVEEVVDVTEEVLAFDLDQE